From Ignavibacteriota bacterium, the proteins below share one genomic window:
- a CDS encoding glutamine--tRNA ligase/YqeY domain fusion protein codes for MSLTENADFVREIIAEDLRTNKFSGRVHTRFPPEPNGYLHIGHAKSINLNFGIAREHAGGKCNLRFDDTNPEKEEQEYVDSIIADVRWIAGDIDERIYYASDYFEQMYAWAVDLITKGKAYVCDLNADQIRETRGTLTEPGKDSPYRDRPVAENLDLFARMRTGEFPDGSRTLRAKIDMASPNINLRDPIMYRIVHERHHRQGDAWSIYPTYDWAHGLEDSLEHITHSICTLEFENHRPLYDWYLESLGVYHPQQIEFARLNLTYTVLSKRRLLQLVQEKRVHGWDDPRMPTIAGYRRRGYTSEAIRTFCDKIGVSKKDSMIDVALLEWSIREDLNKHAQRAMAVLSPLKVVITNYPEGQTEEVPALNNPEDENAGTRMIPFGRELYIEQDDFREVPPPKYHRLSPGKEVRLRAAYIITCESVVKDAAGNITAIHCTYDPDTKSGGPNANKKVKGTIHWVSAPHAVDAEVRLYDRLFSKEDPNDIPEGKSFLDFINPDSLKVLTACKLEPMLAKAEPGSRYQFERVGYFCVDIKDAKPGAPVFNRTVTLKDTWAKIEQRGA; via the coding sequence ATGAGTCTGACCGAAAATGCCGATTTCGTCCGTGAGATCATCGCGGAGGACCTGCGTACCAACAAATTCAGCGGACGTGTCCATACCCGGTTCCCCCCCGAACCGAACGGTTACCTGCACATCGGCCACGCGAAGTCCATCAACCTGAACTTCGGCATTGCACGCGAACATGCCGGCGGCAAATGCAACCTGCGCTTCGACGATACCAACCCGGAAAAGGAAGAGCAGGAGTACGTTGACTCGATCATCGCCGATGTGCGGTGGATCGCAGGGGATATCGACGAGCGGATCTACTACGCGTCGGACTATTTCGAGCAGATGTACGCCTGGGCGGTGGACCTGATCACGAAGGGCAAAGCGTACGTCTGCGATCTGAATGCCGATCAGATCCGCGAGACCCGGGGCACGCTCACCGAACCCGGGAAGGACAGTCCGTACCGGGACCGGCCGGTCGCGGAGAACCTCGACCTCTTCGCGCGCATGCGCACGGGGGAGTTTCCCGACGGATCGCGCACCTTGCGTGCGAAGATCGACATGGCGTCGCCGAACATCAATCTCCGCGACCCGATCATGTACCGCATCGTGCATGAACGGCACCACCGTCAGGGTGATGCCTGGTCGATCTATCCGACCTATGACTGGGCACACGGGCTCGAGGATTCCCTCGAGCACATCACGCACTCGATCTGTACGCTGGAATTCGAGAACCACCGTCCACTGTACGACTGGTATCTGGAGTCGCTGGGCGTCTACCATCCGCAGCAGATCGAGTTCGCGCGCCTCAACCTCACGTACACCGTGCTCAGCAAGCGACGCCTGCTCCAGCTCGTGCAGGAGAAGCGGGTGCATGGCTGGGACGACCCGCGCATGCCGACCATCGCAGGGTACCGGCGGCGGGGGTATACGTCCGAAGCCATCCGCACGTTCTGCGACAAGATCGGGGTGTCCAAGAAGGACAGCATGATCGATGTCGCTTTGCTTGAGTGGAGCATCCGCGAGGACCTCAACAAGCACGCGCAGCGTGCCATGGCCGTGCTGTCGCCACTGAAGGTCGTGATCACGAACTATCCGGAAGGGCAGACCGAAGAGGTGCCCGCGCTGAACAATCCGGAGGATGAGAACGCCGGGACGCGCATGATCCCGTTCGGGCGCGAGCTGTACATCGAGCAGGACGATTTTCGCGAAGTGCCCCCGCCGAAGTACCACCGGCTGTCGCCCGGCAAAGAAGTGCGCCTTCGCGCGGCCTATATCATCACGTGCGAGTCGGTGGTGAAGGACGCGGCCGGGAACATCACCGCGATCCACTGCACGTACGATCCCGACACGAAGAGCGGTGGCCCCAACGCGAACAAGAAGGTGAAGGGAACGATCCACTGGGTGTCCGCGCCCCATGCCGTGGACGCGGAGGTGCGGCTGTACGATCGCCTGTTCAGCAAGGAAGACCCGAATGATATCCCGGAAGGGAAGTCGTTCCTGGATTTCATCAATCCGGATTCACTGAAGGTTCTCACGGCGTGCAAGCTCGAGCCCATGCTTGCGAAGGCGGAACCCGGTAGCCGCTATCAGTTCGAACGGGTGGGGTACTTCTGCGTCGATATCAAGGATGCGAAGCCGGGAGCTCCGGTGTTCAACCGGACCGTCACGCTGAAGGACACCTGGGCGAAGATCGAGCAACGCGGCGCGTGA
- a CDS encoding arabinose isomerase — protein sequence MPAPTCVGVFGIGLDTYWGQFNGLKPRLEGYLATIEGKLSRPGIDVVSGGLVDTIDKAHEVAHLMKTRNVRLVFLYVSTYALSSTVLPVVRDTNVPVIILNLQPEAQLDYAKFNALGDRGAMTGEWLAYCQACAVPEVANVCLKAGIRFHPVTGTLADEQSWAEIGEWLDAARVADVMRQNRMGILGHYYNGMLDVYSDAALQSVVFGTHIEHVEIDVLKVYRREVKPEVWKAKVREIHEAFRVLPECSTAEVERAAKTACALDRLITEKRLGSLAYYYEGTPGSEEEDIVTSVITGNSLLTANHVPVAGECEVKNVQAMKIMDAFGAGGSFSEFYLMDLKDDVVLLGHDGPGHIGIAEGKPVLRPLGVYHGKPGNGLSVEMKVKNGPVTILSVVQTPAGKIRLLVAEGESVPGPVLEIGNTNSRYRFPCGARAFVDRWSVEGPAHHCAIGTGHIAARIKKLAALVGAEFVGIC from the coding sequence ATGCCGGCACCCACATGTGTCGGGGTCTTCGGCATCGGGTTGGATACCTACTGGGGGCAATTCAACGGGTTGAAACCCCGCCTTGAGGGGTACCTCGCGACGATCGAGGGAAAGCTTTCCCGCCCGGGGATCGACGTGGTCTCCGGCGGCCTTGTGGACACCATCGACAAGGCCCATGAGGTCGCGCACCTGATGAAGACGAGGAATGTGCGCCTGGTCTTCCTGTATGTGAGCACGTACGCGCTGTCCTCAACGGTCCTCCCGGTCGTACGCGATACCAACGTCCCGGTCATCATCCTCAACCTGCAGCCGGAAGCACAGCTCGACTATGCGAAGTTCAACGCGCTTGGCGATCGGGGCGCGATGACCGGCGAATGGCTGGCGTACTGCCAGGCGTGCGCCGTGCCGGAGGTGGCCAACGTGTGCCTGAAAGCCGGGATCCGCTTTCATCCCGTGACCGGCACCCTGGCCGATGAGCAGTCGTGGGCGGAGATCGGGGAGTGGCTGGATGCGGCCCGCGTCGCGGATGTGATGCGGCAGAACCGCATGGGTATCCTGGGCCACTATTATAATGGTATGCTGGATGTCTATTCCGATGCAGCCCTGCAGTCGGTGGTGTTCGGCACACACATCGAGCACGTGGAGATCGACGTCCTGAAGGTGTACCGCCGCGAAGTGAAACCCGAGGTCTGGAAAGCAAAGGTCCGGGAGATCCATGAGGCATTTCGCGTCCTTCCCGAATGCAGCACGGCGGAGGTCGAACGCGCGGCGAAGACGGCCTGTGCCCTGGACCGGTTGATCACCGAGAAGCGGCTGGGCTCACTCGCATACTATTATGAAGGGACCCCGGGAAGCGAAGAAGAGGATATCGTCACATCGGTGATCACGGGCAACTCCCTCCTCACTGCCAACCACGTCCCGGTAGCGGGGGAATGCGAAGTGAAGAACGTGCAGGCGATGAAGATCATGGACGCCTTCGGGGCAGGCGGTTCATTCAGCGAGTTCTACCTGATGGACCTTAAGGATGATGTGGTGCTGCTCGGGCACGATGGCCCGGGGCACATCGGCATCGCGGAAGGGAAGCCCGTGCTCCGCCCGCTCGGGGTGTATCACGGCAAACCCGGGAACGGACTGTCGGTGGAGATGAAGGTGAAGAATGGTCCTGTGACCATCCTCTCTGTGGTGCAAACACCCGCGGGGAAGATCAGGCTGTTGGTCGCAGAAGGGGAGTCTGTGCCCGGGCCGGTCCTGGAGATCGGCAATACGAACAGCCGGTACCGCTTTCCGTGCGGTGCACGCGCGTTCGTCGATCGTTGGAGCGTTGAAGGTCCGGCACACCATTGCGCGATCGGCACCGGTCACATCGCAGCGCGGATCAAGAAACTCGCCGCACTGGTGGGCGCGGAATTCGTCGGGATCTGTTGA
- a CDS encoding NAD(P) transhydrogenase subunit alpha — protein sequence MLLVLFLACASVPAQSSAPGETAAPAAAATTLPSHTDAAASHAAPAGDFWSLLFVFVLASFIGMGVIARVSRLLHTPLMSLTNAISAIAVVGSIIVVGSDYPLEYRILGAIALFASMTNIVSGFLITERMLKMFKETRGEGH from the coding sequence ATGCTGCTCGTTCTTTTCCTTGCATGTGCAAGCGTGCCCGCTCAGAGTAGTGCACCCGGCGAGACAGCGGCTCCGGCCGCCGCAGCCACCACCCTTCCATCGCACACAGACGCGGCCGCTTCCCATGCCGCACCTGCCGGCGACTTCTGGTCCCTGCTGTTCGTCTTCGTCCTCGCCAGCTTCATCGGTATGGGCGTGATCGCCCGCGTCTCCCGGCTGCTCCATACACCCCTGATGTCCCTCACGAATGCCATCTCGGCGATCGCTGTCGTGGGCTCGATCATCGTGGTCGGATCGGACTATCCGCTCGAGTACAGGATCCTGGGCGCCATCGCGCTCTTCGCTTCCATGACGAACATCGTGAGCGGGTTCCTCATCACCGAGCGCATGCTCAAGATGTTCAAAGAGACCCGCGGGGAGGGCCACTGA
- a CDS encoding NAD(P)(+) transhydrogenase (Re/Si-specific) subunit beta yields the protein MIPSLAQLAYVVASALFIFSLYWMNNPQTARKSVRAGVIAMALAMVATWIQPGIVHHLWIILAILAGVAVGVPLSRVALTAVPQRTALSHAFGGLAAGLVGTAKFYLWMGEGGAMLTPFRTSALILEVLLGFLTFTGSLMAAGKLQELKWIPQRPVTYPMQNLTNIGLLLFAAALGVMIVVDPLGPWTSIAFPVIIALSLAFGILLIIPIGGADMPTVISILNAYAGLSAVAMGFMLDNKLLIVAGALDGSSGLILSIIMCKAMNRSFANVLFGAFGQVQAAKGGVDGRSYKQETIEGAAQIMEQASLVVIIPGYGMAVAQAQHRVRELYDQLTKRGITVKFAIHPVAGRMPGHMNVLLAEADIPYSDQITMDDINPEMPQCDVALVIGANDVVNPAARTDKSTPIYGMPIIDADKARTVFAIKRSKNPGFAGIDNELYFADRTFMLFGDAKAVIGDLVKQFSGGSGMH from the coding sequence ATGATCCCTTCGCTCGCACAACTCGCCTACGTGGTGGCTTCCGCGCTCTTCATCTTCTCGCTCTACTGGATGAACAACCCGCAGACCGCCCGGAAGAGCGTCCGCGCCGGCGTCATCGCCATGGCCCTTGCCATGGTCGCAACATGGATCCAGCCCGGGATCGTCCATCACCTCTGGATCATCCTCGCCATCCTCGCCGGCGTCGCGGTCGGCGTCCCTCTTTCCCGTGTCGCCCTCACTGCGGTACCCCAACGGACCGCGCTCTCGCACGCCTTTGGCGGACTCGCAGCCGGGCTGGTTGGCACCGCAAAATTCTACCTCTGGATGGGTGAAGGCGGCGCAATGCTGACGCCTTTCCGGACCTCGGCGCTGATCCTCGAGGTGCTTCTCGGGTTTCTGACGTTCACCGGGAGCCTCATGGCCGCAGGCAAGCTCCAGGAACTCAAATGGATCCCCCAGCGCCCCGTGACCTATCCGATGCAGAATCTCACGAACATCGGGTTGCTCCTGTTCGCGGCGGCACTTGGCGTGATGATCGTGGTCGATCCGTTGGGCCCGTGGACGTCCATCGCGTTTCCCGTCATCATCGCACTGTCATTGGCGTTCGGCATCCTCCTCATCATCCCGATCGGCGGGGCCGATATGCCGACCGTCATTTCGATCCTGAATGCCTACGCCGGCCTCTCCGCGGTCGCCATGGGATTCATGCTCGACAACAAGTTGCTGATCGTCGCCGGTGCATTGGATGGCTCGAGCGGCCTCATCCTTTCCATCATCATGTGCAAGGCGATGAACCGGTCCTTCGCGAATGTCCTCTTTGGCGCATTCGGACAGGTGCAGGCGGCCAAGGGAGGTGTTGACGGACGGAGCTACAAGCAGGAAACGATCGAAGGTGCCGCCCAGATCATGGAACAGGCCTCTCTCGTCGTCATCATTCCGGGGTACGGCATGGCGGTCGCCCAGGCCCAGCACCGTGTGCGTGAGCTCTACGACCAGCTCACCAAGCGCGGGATCACGGTCAAGTTCGCCATCCATCCTGTGGCCGGACGCATGCCCGGCCACATGAACGTCCTCCTGGCCGAAGCGGACATCCCGTACAGCGACCAGATCACCATGGACGATATCAATCCCGAGATGCCGCAGTGCGATGTGGCCCTGGTGATCGGTGCCAACGACGTCGTCAATCCCGCGGCGCGCACGGACAAATCGACGCCGATCTACGGCATGCCGATCATCGACGCGGACAAGGCACGGACCGTCTTCGCGATCAAGCGGAGCAAGAACCCGGGCTTCGCCGGCATCGACAACGAGCTGTACTTCGCGGACCGGACGTTCATGCTGTTCGGTGATGCGAAAGCCGTGATCGGCGATCTGGTGAAGCAGTTCTCAGGCGGCAGCGGCATGCACTGA
- a CDS encoding DUF2339 domain-containing protein: MEAYVFLLMIAIVYLLVKVSGLSTKLRELETRVSLLAAPPQSAEQHAPAPEQQKSAAVPPPLPGPAPQPIGIATPAPTPAVAPPPPPPPPPKKQRTSQEWEWLIGGKLLNRIAAVALVLGVSFFLKYAIDRNWISEWLQIGIGLAAGGTLLFGASRMQKKGFQIFSQGLVGAGIAILYISVYASFNYYSLVSQPVAFLMMGAVTVVTFTQAFRYDSLAVSLLGWAGGFATPFLLSRGEAHAAGLFGYLALLDAGLLAVIAARKKWWILLPLAFAATYGIFGLWLDTRSGHEDDITGAIAVTIFWLLFHGIDLFRSMRERSAAWVLERVIAVLNGLFFYFAFFYLLDDHLHDWMGLFTLVASAIYAGSMAIFARSTSARRDPAAWYSVAALALLICATETQFDGFATTYCFAIEVALLALLARWRSGDLVWGAATILLAWATLSLLFQEHAWTMFTVEGTIPILNERALAFVMLVGSAAAALFLTPGGERPWTPLARGTLHAIWAGLLGVLLPVEITDALRTAADRAGEMMGRHLRYMIGPSIGLAWAAYGALLAFLTRGKQLVVLHVFAAFLGILGAVVTASWNGAGFTPPEWFTVIFNLHFAASALTFTALVWLSRTFAAANGFVRTLSHVFAASWIVVGFATLTTEIVELYAQWIRFADLEGALPFARLMVLAAAWALYGVVVFFTGTRQARSVPLVGGLVLIVAGWATALFRGIAFEPILDFTPILNVRLGAIVATVLALLAMRMLATRYENTRTWTKPVAPVLRIMTALLVLTLVTGEIRDYFEKAIALQDPSVAGRELESIKQLMLSGAWLAFSISLMAYGILGRERILRMLAIVLFGVAILKIFIYDLSFLETLYRIFSFIGLGLILLAVSYLYQRFRDVILGDEKNATGE, encoded by the coding sequence ATGGAAGCCTATGTCTTTCTTCTCATGATCGCGATTGTCTACCTGCTCGTGAAGGTGAGCGGGCTGTCGACGAAGCTCCGGGAACTCGAGACGCGCGTCTCTCTGCTCGCCGCACCACCGCAGAGCGCGGAGCAGCATGCACCCGCACCGGAGCAGCAGAAGAGCGCCGCCGTCCCCCCACCCCTCCCCGGCCCTGCACCGCAGCCGATCGGCATCGCGACACCGGCACCAACGCCTGCGGTAGCGCCACCTCCCCCCCCGCCACCGCCGCCGAAGAAGCAGCGGACCTCGCAGGAGTGGGAATGGCTCATCGGCGGCAAACTCTTGAACCGCATCGCCGCGGTCGCCCTCGTGCTCGGCGTGAGCTTCTTCCTGAAGTATGCCATCGACAGAAATTGGATCTCCGAATGGCTTCAGATCGGGATCGGACTCGCCGCCGGCGGCACCCTCCTCTTCGGCGCCTCGCGGATGCAAAAGAAGGGGTTCCAGATCTTCTCTCAGGGCCTGGTCGGCGCAGGGATCGCGATCCTCTATATCTCCGTCTATGCAAGCTTCAACTATTACAGCCTCGTGTCTCAACCGGTCGCGTTCCTGATGATGGGGGCGGTGACGGTCGTAACGTTTACCCAGGCATTCCGCTATGACTCGCTCGCCGTCTCGCTCCTCGGATGGGCCGGCGGGTTCGCCACACCGTTCCTGCTGAGCCGCGGGGAGGCACATGCCGCAGGCCTGTTCGGCTACCTCGCGCTGCTCGATGCCGGGCTCCTTGCCGTCATTGCGGCCCGGAAGAAATGGTGGATACTGCTCCCCCTCGCGTTCGCCGCCACGTACGGGATCTTCGGGCTGTGGCTCGACACGAGATCGGGACATGAGGATGACATCACCGGAGCGATCGCCGTCACGATCTTCTGGCTTCTCTTCCATGGTATCGACCTGTTCCGCAGCATGCGGGAGCGATCCGCGGCCTGGGTCCTGGAGCGTGTCATTGCCGTGCTGAACGGTCTGTTCTTCTATTTCGCATTCTTCTATCTCCTCGACGATCATCTCCACGACTGGATGGGCCTCTTCACGCTGGTCGCGTCCGCGATCTATGCCGGTTCGATGGCGATCTTCGCGCGCAGCACCTCCGCCCGCCGCGACCCGGCCGCGTGGTACTCCGTGGCGGCACTGGCGCTCCTCATCTGCGCCACCGAAACCCAGTTCGATGGCTTCGCGACGACCTATTGTTTTGCCATCGAAGTTGCGCTGCTCGCACTGCTCGCACGCTGGCGCTCGGGGGATCTCGTCTGGGGCGCCGCCACGATCCTGCTGGCATGGGCGACGCTGTCGTTACTGTTCCAGGAACATGCCTGGACGATGTTCACCGTCGAGGGCACCATCCCGATCCTGAATGAACGCGCGCTGGCCTTCGTCATGCTCGTCGGGTCAGCCGCTGCCGCACTGTTCCTGACCCCGGGTGGAGAACGCCCCTGGACCCCGCTTGCGCGGGGAACGCTCCATGCCATATGGGCAGGTCTGCTCGGTGTCCTGCTGCCTGTCGAGATCACGGATGCCCTGCGTACGGCCGCCGATCGTGCCGGGGAGATGATGGGGCGGCATCTCCGCTACATGATCGGGCCATCGATCGGATTGGCGTGGGCAGCATACGGAGCACTGCTTGCGTTCCTGACGCGGGGGAAACAACTCGTGGTCCTGCACGTCTTTGCGGCGTTCCTCGGTATCCTGGGCGCGGTCGTGACAGCATCGTGGAACGGGGCCGGATTCACCCCGCCGGAATGGTTCACGGTGATCTTCAACCTGCACTTCGCCGCATCGGCCCTGACGTTCACCGCACTCGTGTGGCTCTCCCGGACGTTCGCCGCAGCGAATGGGTTCGTTCGTACACTCTCGCACGTCTTCGCCGCATCATGGATCGTGGTCGGTTTTGCCACGCTCACCACCGAGATCGTGGAGCTCTACGCCCAATGGATCAGGTTCGCCGATCTCGAAGGGGCTCTCCCTTTCGCCCGGCTCATGGTGCTTGCGGCAGCCTGGGCACTCTATGGCGTCGTGGTCTTCTTCACCGGAACGCGGCAAGCGCGTTCGGTGCCGCTCGTGGGGGGACTCGTCCTGATCGTCGCCGGGTGGGCCACCGCGCTCTTCCGGGGGATCGCCTTTGAACCGATCCTGGACTTCACACCCATCCTGAACGTGCGCCTGGGGGCGATCGTGGCTACCGTCCTCGCGCTCCTTGCGATGCGCATGCTTGCGACACGATACGAGAATACACGGACATGGACGAAACCCGTCGCCCCCGTGCTCCGCATCATGACCGCCCTCCTGGTCCTCACGCTTGTCACCGGAGAGATCAGGGACTACTTCGAGAAGGCGATCGCCCTGCAGGATCCTTCCGTTGCCGGACGTGAGCTTGAGAGCATCAAGCAACTCATGCTTTCGGGTGCGTGGCTCGCGTTCTCGATCTCGCTGATGGCATACGGCATCTTGGGACGGGAGCGGATCCTGCGGATGCTCGCCATCGTCCTCTTCGGCGTGGCGATCCTGAAGATCTTCATCTACGATCTGTCGTTCCTTGAAACGCTGTACAGAATATTCTCCTTCATCGGGCTCGGACTGATCCTGCTCGCGGTGTCGTATCTGTACCAACGGTTCCGGGATGTGATACTGGGGGATGAGAAGAACGCTACGGGCGAATGA
- a CDS encoding DUF4981 domain-containing protein: MPAFTTGPGDSIEVVVPVPKVKPDPAAEYHLTVTAELKERTLWADAGHVVAAEQFPLAWHVRRLPPLTTPLPPVSQEERGTTVRLFGPEWQITFDRSTGLMTSWTDHGEQRIVEGLTPRFWRAPTDNDFGNKMNARCDIWRTASQHRTVASFAVDRISASAIRVTTVHVVADTVARTTTSMTVHGNGDVLVDFRVVPLSANLPEMPRVGMSMQVPASTENIEWYGRGPQETYADRKTSAFVGMYKGKVADQLFPYVSPQESGYHTDTRWVALTDASGSGLLATAVDHVCFSALPYTAEDLTQRSRGTMYPTELVARPFVTWYLDLGQMGVGGDDSWGARTHPEYTYPAKEYGYRFWLQALTPSMKAEARGRQFGFPPAAR, from the coding sequence TTGCCGGCCTTCACCACCGGCCCTGGCGACAGTATCGAGGTTGTTGTTCCCGTTCCCAAGGTGAAGCCCGACCCGGCGGCCGAGTATCACCTGACGGTCACGGCCGAACTGAAGGAGCGCACCCTGTGGGCCGACGCGGGCCATGTGGTCGCAGCGGAACAGTTCCCTCTCGCGTGGCATGTGCGCCGCCTGCCCCCGCTTACCACGCCCCTCCCGCCTGTCTCGCAGGAGGAGCGTGGCACGACGGTACGTCTGTTCGGCCCGGAATGGCAGATCACCTTCGACCGGTCCACCGGGCTCATGACCTCATGGACGGATCACGGTGAGCAGCGGATAGTTGAGGGGCTCACGCCGCGGTTCTGGCGCGCACCGACGGACAATGATTTCGGGAACAAGATGAATGCACGGTGTGACATCTGGCGCACAGCAAGCCAGCATCGCACGGTAGCATCGTTCGCGGTGGATCGCATCTCGGCGTCGGCGATCCGGGTCACGACCGTGCACGTAGTGGCAGACACCGTTGCACGGACCACGACGTCCATGACCGTGCATGGCAACGGTGACGTCCTGGTGGACTTCCGGGTTGTCCCGCTGAGTGCGAATCTCCCTGAGATGCCACGGGTTGGCATGAGCATGCAGGTTCCGGCCTCTACGGAGAACATCGAGTGGTACGGACGCGGGCCACAGGAGACCTATGCCGACCGGAAGACCTCAGCCTTTGTTGGTATGTACAAGGGCAAGGTCGCCGATCAACTCTTCCCGTATGTCAGTCCGCAGGAAAGCGGTTATCACACGGATACACGATGGGTGGCCCTGACCGATGCGAGCGGGAGTGGACTTCTCGCGACGGCGGTGGACCACGTGTGTTTCTCCGCCCTTCCCTACACGGCGGAAGATCTCACACAGAGATCGCGCGGAACCATGTACCCCACCGAGCTGGTCGCCCGCCCCTTCGTCACGTGGTATCTCGATCTCGGGCAGATGGGTGTTGGCGGCGACGATTCCTGGGGGGCACGGACACATCCCGAATACACCTACCCCGCAAAGGAGTATGGGTATCGTTTCTGGTTGCAGGCACTGACCCCCTCGATGAAAGCGGAGGCCCGGGGGCGCCAGTTCGGATTCCCACCCGCGGCACGGTAA
- a CDS encoding peptidase C1 codes for MKRTPLYLISGFCVLAAFSGAGAQETSGHPLFDKRTDAMLDSISARMERARKEADKEKLYMMVDFAAVRAPKATTEFTRIWHLPPEMQGLSGMCWCFSTTSMMESEIHRQTGRSIKLSELHTVYWEHVEKAREFVRTRGTSHLAEGSEANAVFRIWKKYGVVPGEAYTGLKPGQAYHDHENTFFPEIKKYLGSVKESAAWNEELVIATVRSILDHAIGAPPATVTVDGQHLTPPEYLARVVKLSPDDYIDFLSFMQYPYYTKIEFEVPDNWWHSKEYHNVPLADFMTIIKRSLRKGYSVGIGGDFSEPGYSRGAAGLAVVAPFDIPPDAITEEARMFRFNNGTTSDDHGLHIVGYVEKDGKDWFLVKDSWSSAYNSTHPGYYFFHEDYVKLKMLGCSVHRDAVQDILAKFPAVQRP; via the coding sequence ATGAAGCGTACACCATTGTATCTGATCTCCGGTTTCTGTGTCCTGGCGGCCTTTTCCGGTGCCGGAGCGCAGGAGACGTCCGGCCACCCGCTCTTCGACAAGCGCACTGATGCGATGCTGGACTCGATCTCCGCCCGCATGGAGCGGGCGAGGAAGGAGGCCGACAAAGAAAAGCTGTATATGATGGTGGATTTCGCAGCGGTCCGTGCGCCGAAAGCGACAACGGAGTTCACCCGGATCTGGCATCTCCCACCGGAGATGCAGGGGCTGTCCGGGATGTGCTGGTGTTTCTCCACGACATCCATGATGGAATCGGAGATCCACCGTCAGACCGGGCGGAGCATCAAATTGTCGGAACTACACACGGTGTACTGGGAGCATGTGGAGAAGGCGCGGGAGTTCGTCCGCACGCGCGGCACGTCGCATCTCGCCGAAGGCTCGGAGGCGAATGCGGTCTTCCGTATCTGGAAAAAGTATGGCGTCGTGCCCGGCGAAGCCTACACGGGACTGAAACCCGGACAGGCCTATCACGACCATGAGAACACCTTCTTCCCGGAGATCAAGAAGTACCTTGGATCCGTGAAAGAATCTGCTGCATGGAACGAGGAACTCGTGATCGCCACCGTGCGCAGCATCCTGGATCACGCCATTGGTGCGCCACCGGCAACCGTGACGGTGGACGGACAACACCTCACGCCCCCGGAGTACCTCGCGCGGGTCGTGAAGCTTTCGCCGGACGACTACATCGACTTCCTGTCGTTCATGCAGTATCCGTATTACACGAAGATCGAATTCGAGGTCCCGGACAACTGGTGGCACAGCAAGGAATACCACAATGTGCCGCTCGCGGACTTCATGACGATCATCAAGCGTTCGCTCCGGAAGGGATACTCGGTAGGGATCGGCGGCGACTTCTCGGAGCCGGGATACTCGCGCGGCGCGGCGGGCCTTGCGGTGGTGGCCCCATTCGATATACCGCCGGACGCGATCACCGAAGAGGCCCGCATGTTCCGGTTCAACAACGGGACCACGTCCGACGACCACGGGCTGCACATCGTGGGATATGTGGAGAAAGACGGGAAGGACTGGTTCCTCGTGAAGGATTCCTGGAGCAGTGCCTATAACAGCACACATCCCGGCTACTACTTCTTCCATGAGGACTATGTGAAACTGAAGATGCTCGGGTGTTCTGTCCACCGGGATGCGGTCCAGGACATCCTGGCGAAATTCCCGGCGGTCCAGCGCCCCTAG
- a CDS encoding DUF134 domain-containing protein, with the protein MPRPVKQRYVACRPRALTFKPAGIPLRELDVVLLTSDELEALRLADLLGDSQEAGAAKMNVSRPTFGRILERARKKVAEALVLGRAIEIGGGEVVRTHHTRVHCGRCRQPWDVPAAVGSSFRCPHCRK; encoded by the coding sequence ATGCCCCGACCAGTCAAACAACGCTACGTCGCGTGCCGACCGCGCGCACTCACATTCAAGCCCGCAGGGATCCCTCTCCGCGAACTCGACGTCGTCCTTCTCACTTCCGATGAACTCGAGGCGCTCCGGCTTGCCGATCTTCTCGGCGATTCGCAGGAAGCAGGAGCGGCAAAAATGAACGTCTCCCGTCCGACCTTCGGCAGGATACTCGAGCGTGCGCGGAAGAAGGTCGCGGAGGCACTTGTCCTTGGCAGAGCCATCGAGATCGGCGGCGGAGAGGTGGTCCGCACCCATCACACGCGGGTTCACTGTGGACGGTGCCGGCAACCATGGGATGTACCGGCGGCGGTGGGCAGCTCGTTCCGCTGTCCGCATTGCCGGAAATGA
- a CDS encoding dinitrogenase iron-molybdenum cofactor biosynthesis protein — MATTKIAFVTDDGSSISAHFGRAMYYEICTIDGSTVVSRERVPKAGHHSQGQHAHGEEHHHGHGHDHGSMISPIGDCAVLVARGMGMGAHNALRAMGITPILADEQTIDAALEKYLAGSLATNDRRLHDHGPGHAH, encoded by the coding sequence ATGGCAACAACAAAGATCGCGTTCGTTACTGACGACGGTTCCAGCATCTCCGCCCACTTCGGGCGCGCGATGTACTATGAGATCTGCACCATCGACGGGTCCACGGTCGTCAGCCGTGAACGTGTCCCGAAGGCGGGGCATCATTCCCAGGGGCAGCACGCTCACGGCGAGGAGCACCACCACGGCCACGGGCATGACCATGGAAGCATGATCTCCCCCATCGGTGATTGTGCTGTCCTCGTGGCCCGCGGGATGGGTATGGGTGCCCACAATGCCCTCCGGGCAATGGGCATCACGCCCATTCTCGCTGATGAGCAGACCATCGACGCTGCTCTCGAAAAGTACCTGGCAGGATCCCTCGCCACCAACGACCGGCGGTTGCATGACCACGGGCCGGGGCACGCCCACTGA